One window from the genome of Hippopotamus amphibius kiboko isolate mHipAmp2 chromosome 13, mHipAmp2.hap2, whole genome shotgun sequence encodes:
- the TMEM175 gene encoding endosomal/lysosomal proton channel TMEM175 isoform X1 — translation MSGQLCRGRFAGGHPSRPPGPPPTAAAGAPSRGARGAAAGQRNGHAGPGFPQRGIAAGMRGRTMSGPRTPEPALDGQGDSPTGSRDEEAAGGMQCSQRMLSFSDALLSIIATVMILPVTHTEISPEQEFDRSVQKLLATRIAVYLMTFLIVTVAWAAHTRLFQVVGKIDDTLALLNLACMMTITFLPFTFSLMVTFPEVPLGIFLFCMCVIAIGAVQALIVVYAFHFPHLLSPQIAHSAHRTLYRRHILGVILPGPALCSAAAGFSLFCYPVSYLLMAAVIFLPYVSKAAGWGRARLGGRCRAGLALGGGAAARVRGPPAVPPPGPPAGPREPPAHSLEVFTFDLHEPLSKERVEAFSDGVYAIVATLLILDICEDNVPDAKDVKEKFQGSLVAALGASGPHFLAYFGSFATVGLLWFSHHSLFLHIRKATRPMGLLNTLSLAFVGGLPLAYQQTSAFARQPRDELESVRVSCAIIFLASIFQFAIWTTALLQEGETLQPSARFGGREHAFMFAKLALYPCASLLAFTCTCVLSRFSTAIFHAMQIAVPFTFLLLRLLVRLALAGLRGLRGLALPAQARPARGAVDGARSPLLPAPC, via the exons ATGTCCGGGCAGCTCTGCCGAGGGCGGTTCGCCGGCGGGCACCCGAgccggccccccggccccccgccgaCAGCCGCGGCGGGAGCGCCCTCCCGCGGGGCCCGCGGGGCAGCGGCCGGGCAGCGGAATGGCCACGCAGGGCCTGGGTTCCCCCAGCGTGGCATCGCGGCGGGGATGCGGG GCCGCACCATGTCTGGGCCCCGGACCCCAGAGCCAGCCCTCGACGGGCAGGGAGACTCCCCCACGGGCTCGCGGGATGAGGAGGCGGCCGGCGGGATGCAGTGCTCGCAGCGCATGCTCAGCTTCAGCGACGCGCTCCTGTCCATCATCGCCACCGTGATG ATCCTGCCTGTGACCCACACGGAGATCTCCCCGGAACAG GAGTTTGACAGGAGTGTCCAGAAACTGCTGGCCACCAGGATCGCCGTCTACCTGATGACCTTCCTCATCGTGACCGTGGCCTGGGCAGCACACACGAG ATTGTTCCAGGTTGTTGGGAAAATAGACGACACACTTGCCCTGCTCAATCTG gccTGCATGATGACCATCACGTTTCTGCCATTCACA TTTTCCCTGATGGTGACCTTCCCCGAGGTGCCTCTGGGCATCTTCCTGTTCTGCATGTGCGTGATCGCCATCGGGGCCGTGCAG GCGCTGATTGTGGTCTACGCGTTCCACTTCCCCCACCTCCTGAGCCCTCAGATCGCACACTCCGCCCACCGCACCCTCTACCGGCGGCACATCCTGGGCGTCATCCTCCCGGGCCCGGCGCTGTGCTCCGCGGCCGCCGGCTTCTCCCTGTTCTGCTACCCGGTG TCGTACCTGCTGATGGCCGCCGTCATCTTCCTCCCCTACGTCAGCAAGGCGGCCGGCTGGGGCAGAGCCAGGCTTGGCGGTAGGTGCCGGGCGGGGCTGGCGTTGGGTGGCGGGGCCGCCGCCAGGGTGCGCGGGCCCCCAGCCGTCCCTCCCCCTGGCCCGCCCGCAGGCCCCAGGGAGCCCCCGGCTCACAGCCTGGAGGTCTTCACCTTCGACCTGCATGAGCCGCTCAGCAAGGAGCGAGTGGAGGCCTTCAGCGACGGGGTCTACGCCATCGTGGCCACGCTGCTCATCCTGGACATCTG TGAGGACAACGTCCCGGACGCCAAGGACGTGAAGGAGAAGTTCCAGGGCAGCCTGGTGGCAGCGCTGGGCGCGTCGGGGCCGCACTTCCTGGCCTACTTCGGCTCCTTCGCCACGGTGGGCCTGCTGTGGTTCTCCCACCACTCACTCTTCCTGCACATCCGCAAGGCCACGCGGCCCATGGGGCTGCTCAACACACTCTCGCTGGCCTTCGTGGGCGGCCTGCCCCTAGCCTACCAGCAGACGTCGGCCTTCGCGCGGCAGCCCCGCGACGAGCTGGAAAGCGTGCGCGTCAGCTGCGCCATCATCTTCTTGGCCAGCATCTTCCAGTTCGCCATCTGGACCACGGCGCTGCTGCAGGAGGGGGAGACGCTGCAGCCCTCGGCACGGTTCGGGGGTCGAGAGCACGCCTTCATGTTCGCCAAGCTGGCACTGTACCCCTGCGCCAGCCTGCTGGCCTTCACCTGCACCTGCGTGCTCAGCAGGTTCAGCACGGCCATCTTCCACGCCATGCAGATCGCCGTGCCCTTCACCTTCCTCCTGCTGCGGCTCCTCGTGCGCCTGGCGCTGGCCGGCCTGCGGGGCCTGCGGGGGCTGGCCCTGCCCGCACAGGCCCGGCCAGCACGCGGGGCCGTGGACGGCGCGCGGTCCCcgctcctccctgctccctgctaG
- the TMEM175 gene encoding endosomal/lysosomal proton channel TMEM175 isoform X3, whose product MSGPRTPEPALDGQGDSPTGSRDEEAAGGMQCSQRMLSFSDALLSIIATVMILPVTHTEISPEQEFDRSVQKLLATRIAVYLMTFLIVTVAWAAHTRLFQVVGKIDDTLALLNLACMMTITFLPFTFSLMVTFPEVPLGIFLFCMCVIAIGAVQALIVVYAFHFPHLLSPQIAHSAHRTLYRRHILGVILPGPALCSAAAGFSLFCYPVSYLLMAAVIFLPYVSKAAGWGRARLGGRCRAGLALGGGAAARVRGPPAVPPPGPPAGPREPPAHSLEVFTFDLHEPLSKERVEAFSDGVYAIVATLLILDICEDNVPDAKDVKEKFQGSLVAALGASGPHFLAYFGSFATVGLLWFSHHSLFLHIRKATRPMGLLNTLSLAFVGGLPLAYQQTSAFARQPRDELESVRVSCAIIFLASIFQFAIWTTALLQEGETLQPSARFGGREHAFMFAKLALYPCASLLAFTCTCVLSRFSTAIFHAMQIAVPFTFLLLRLLVRLALAGLRGLRGLALPAQARPARGAVDGARSPLLPAPC is encoded by the exons ATGTCTGGGCCCCGGACCCCAGAGCCAGCCCTCGACGGGCAGGGAGACTCCCCCACGGGCTCGCGGGATGAGGAGGCGGCCGGCGGGATGCAGTGCTCGCAGCGCATGCTCAGCTTCAGCGACGCGCTCCTGTCCATCATCGCCACCGTGATG ATCCTGCCTGTGACCCACACGGAGATCTCCCCGGAACAG GAGTTTGACAGGAGTGTCCAGAAACTGCTGGCCACCAGGATCGCCGTCTACCTGATGACCTTCCTCATCGTGACCGTGGCCTGGGCAGCACACACGAG ATTGTTCCAGGTTGTTGGGAAAATAGACGACACACTTGCCCTGCTCAATCTG gccTGCATGATGACCATCACGTTTCTGCCATTCACA TTTTCCCTGATGGTGACCTTCCCCGAGGTGCCTCTGGGCATCTTCCTGTTCTGCATGTGCGTGATCGCCATCGGGGCCGTGCAG GCGCTGATTGTGGTCTACGCGTTCCACTTCCCCCACCTCCTGAGCCCTCAGATCGCACACTCCGCCCACCGCACCCTCTACCGGCGGCACATCCTGGGCGTCATCCTCCCGGGCCCGGCGCTGTGCTCCGCGGCCGCCGGCTTCTCCCTGTTCTGCTACCCGGTG TCGTACCTGCTGATGGCCGCCGTCATCTTCCTCCCCTACGTCAGCAAGGCGGCCGGCTGGGGCAGAGCCAGGCTTGGCGGTAGGTGCCGGGCGGGGCTGGCGTTGGGTGGCGGGGCCGCCGCCAGGGTGCGCGGGCCCCCAGCCGTCCCTCCCCCTGGCCCGCCCGCAGGCCCCAGGGAGCCCCCGGCTCACAGCCTGGAGGTCTTCACCTTCGACCTGCATGAGCCGCTCAGCAAGGAGCGAGTGGAGGCCTTCAGCGACGGGGTCTACGCCATCGTGGCCACGCTGCTCATCCTGGACATCTG TGAGGACAACGTCCCGGACGCCAAGGACGTGAAGGAGAAGTTCCAGGGCAGCCTGGTGGCAGCGCTGGGCGCGTCGGGGCCGCACTTCCTGGCCTACTTCGGCTCCTTCGCCACGGTGGGCCTGCTGTGGTTCTCCCACCACTCACTCTTCCTGCACATCCGCAAGGCCACGCGGCCCATGGGGCTGCTCAACACACTCTCGCTGGCCTTCGTGGGCGGCCTGCCCCTAGCCTACCAGCAGACGTCGGCCTTCGCGCGGCAGCCCCGCGACGAGCTGGAAAGCGTGCGCGTCAGCTGCGCCATCATCTTCTTGGCCAGCATCTTCCAGTTCGCCATCTGGACCACGGCGCTGCTGCAGGAGGGGGAGACGCTGCAGCCCTCGGCACGGTTCGGGGGTCGAGAGCACGCCTTCATGTTCGCCAAGCTGGCACTGTACCCCTGCGCCAGCCTGCTGGCCTTCACCTGCACCTGCGTGCTCAGCAGGTTCAGCACGGCCATCTTCCACGCCATGCAGATCGCCGTGCCCTTCACCTTCCTCCTGCTGCGGCTCCTCGTGCGCCTGGCGCTGGCCGGCCTGCGGGGCCTGCGGGGGCTGGCCCTGCCCGCACAGGCCCGGCCAGCACGCGGGGCCGTGGACGGCGCGCGGTCCCcgctcctccctgctccctgctaG
- the TMEM175 gene encoding endosomal/lysosomal proton channel TMEM175 isoform X2 has product MSGQLCRGRFAGGHPSRPPGPPPTAAAGAPSRGARGAAAGQRNGHAGPGFPQRGIAAGMRGRTMSGPRTPEPALDGQGDSPTGSRDEEAAGGMQCSQRMLSFSDALLSIIATVMILPVTHTEISPEQEFDRSVQKLLATRIAVYLMTFLIVTVAWAAHTRLFQVVGKIDDTLALLNLACMMTITFLPFTFSLMVTFPEVPLGIFLFCMCVIAIGAVQALIVVYAFHFPHLLSPQIAHSAHRTLYRRHILGVILPGPALCSAAAGFSLFCYPVSYLLMAAVIFLPYVSKAAGWGRARLGGPREPPAHSLEVFTFDLHEPLSKERVEAFSDGVYAIVATLLILDICEDNVPDAKDVKEKFQGSLVAALGASGPHFLAYFGSFATVGLLWFSHHSLFLHIRKATRPMGLLNTLSLAFVGGLPLAYQQTSAFARQPRDELESVRVSCAIIFLASIFQFAIWTTALLQEGETLQPSARFGGREHAFMFAKLALYPCASLLAFTCTCVLSRFSTAIFHAMQIAVPFTFLLLRLLVRLALAGLRGLRGLALPAQARPARGAVDGARSPLLPAPC; this is encoded by the exons ATGTCCGGGCAGCTCTGCCGAGGGCGGTTCGCCGGCGGGCACCCGAgccggccccccggccccccgccgaCAGCCGCGGCGGGAGCGCCCTCCCGCGGGGCCCGCGGGGCAGCGGCCGGGCAGCGGAATGGCCACGCAGGGCCTGGGTTCCCCCAGCGTGGCATCGCGGCGGGGATGCGGG GCCGCACCATGTCTGGGCCCCGGACCCCAGAGCCAGCCCTCGACGGGCAGGGAGACTCCCCCACGGGCTCGCGGGATGAGGAGGCGGCCGGCGGGATGCAGTGCTCGCAGCGCATGCTCAGCTTCAGCGACGCGCTCCTGTCCATCATCGCCACCGTGATG ATCCTGCCTGTGACCCACACGGAGATCTCCCCGGAACAG GAGTTTGACAGGAGTGTCCAGAAACTGCTGGCCACCAGGATCGCCGTCTACCTGATGACCTTCCTCATCGTGACCGTGGCCTGGGCAGCACACACGAG ATTGTTCCAGGTTGTTGGGAAAATAGACGACACACTTGCCCTGCTCAATCTG gccTGCATGATGACCATCACGTTTCTGCCATTCACA TTTTCCCTGATGGTGACCTTCCCCGAGGTGCCTCTGGGCATCTTCCTGTTCTGCATGTGCGTGATCGCCATCGGGGCCGTGCAG GCGCTGATTGTGGTCTACGCGTTCCACTTCCCCCACCTCCTGAGCCCTCAGATCGCACACTCCGCCCACCGCACCCTCTACCGGCGGCACATCCTGGGCGTCATCCTCCCGGGCCCGGCGCTGTGCTCCGCGGCCGCCGGCTTCTCCCTGTTCTGCTACCCGGTG TCGTACCTGCTGATGGCCGCCGTCATCTTCCTCCCCTACGTCAGCAAGGCGGCCGGCTGGGGCAGAGCCAGGCTTGGCG GCCCCAGGGAGCCCCCGGCTCACAGCCTGGAGGTCTTCACCTTCGACCTGCATGAGCCGCTCAGCAAGGAGCGAGTGGAGGCCTTCAGCGACGGGGTCTACGCCATCGTGGCCACGCTGCTCATCCTGGACATCTG TGAGGACAACGTCCCGGACGCCAAGGACGTGAAGGAGAAGTTCCAGGGCAGCCTGGTGGCAGCGCTGGGCGCGTCGGGGCCGCACTTCCTGGCCTACTTCGGCTCCTTCGCCACGGTGGGCCTGCTGTGGTTCTCCCACCACTCACTCTTCCTGCACATCCGCAAGGCCACGCGGCCCATGGGGCTGCTCAACACACTCTCGCTGGCCTTCGTGGGCGGCCTGCCCCTAGCCTACCAGCAGACGTCGGCCTTCGCGCGGCAGCCCCGCGACGAGCTGGAAAGCGTGCGCGTCAGCTGCGCCATCATCTTCTTGGCCAGCATCTTCCAGTTCGCCATCTGGACCACGGCGCTGCTGCAGGAGGGGGAGACGCTGCAGCCCTCGGCACGGTTCGGGGGTCGAGAGCACGCCTTCATGTTCGCCAAGCTGGCACTGTACCCCTGCGCCAGCCTGCTGGCCTTCACCTGCACCTGCGTGCTCAGCAGGTTCAGCACGGCCATCTTCCACGCCATGCAGATCGCCGTGCCCTTCACCTTCCTCCTGCTGCGGCTCCTCGTGCGCCTGGCGCTGGCCGGCCTGCGGGGCCTGCGGGGGCTGGCCCTGCCCGCACAGGCCCGGCCAGCACGCGGGGCCGTGGACGGCGCGCGGTCCCcgctcctccctgctccctgctaG
- the TMEM175 gene encoding endosomal/lysosomal proton channel TMEM175 isoform X4 encodes MRCQAQHPSGRCEPRQGDHRQGCGLITTCCARPLRPDSRTLIVPGCWENRRHTCPAQSGLHDDHHVSAIHIFPDGDLPRGASGHLPVLHVRDRHRGRAGPPLPQALIVVYAFHFPHLLSPQIAHSAHRTLYRRHILGVILPGPALCSAAAGFSLFCYPVSYLLMAAVIFLPYVSKAAGWGRARLGGRCRAGLALGGGAAARVRGPPAVPPPGPPAGPREPPAHSLEVFTFDLHEPLSKERVEAFSDGVYAIVATLLILDICEDNVPDAKDVKEKFQGSLVAALGASGPHFLAYFGSFATVGLLWFSHHSLFLHIRKATRPMGLLNTLSLAFVGGLPLAYQQTSAFARQPRDELESVRVSCAIIFLASIFQFAIWTTALLQEGETLQPSARFGGREHAFMFAKLALYPCASLLAFTCTCVLSRFSTAIFHAMQIAVPFTFLLLRLLVRLALAGLRGLRGLALPAQARPARGAVDGARSPLLPAPC; translated from the exons ATGAGGTGCCAGGCGCAGCACCCCTCGGGCCGCTGTGAGCCCAGGCAGGGTGATCacaggcagggctgtgggctgaTCACTACGTGCTGTGCACGGCCCCTCCGTCCTGATTCCAGGACTCTG ATTGTTCCAGGTTGTTGGGAAAATAGACGACACACTTGCCCTGCTCAATCTG gccTGCATGATGACCATCACGTTTCTGCCATTCACA TTTTCCCTGATGGTGACCTTCCCCGAGGTGCCTCTGGGCATCTTCCTGTTCTGCATGTGCGTGATCGCCATCGGGGCCGTGCAG GCCCACCTCTCCCGCAGGCGCTGATTGTGGTCTACGCGTTCCACTTCCCCCACCTCCTGAGCCCTCAGATCGCACACTCCGCCCACCGCACCCTCTACCGGCGGCACATCCTGGGCGTCATCCTCCCGGGCCCGGCGCTGTGCTCCGCGGCCGCCGGCTTCTCCCTGTTCTGCTACCCGGTG TCGTACCTGCTGATGGCCGCCGTCATCTTCCTCCCCTACGTCAGCAAGGCGGCCGGCTGGGGCAGAGCCAGGCTTGGCGGTAGGTGCCGGGCGGGGCTGGCGTTGGGTGGCGGGGCCGCCGCCAGGGTGCGCGGGCCCCCAGCCGTCCCTCCCCCTGGCCCGCCCGCAGGCCCCAGGGAGCCCCCGGCTCACAGCCTGGAGGTCTTCACCTTCGACCTGCATGAGCCGCTCAGCAAGGAGCGAGTGGAGGCCTTCAGCGACGGGGTCTACGCCATCGTGGCCACGCTGCTCATCCTGGACATCTG TGAGGACAACGTCCCGGACGCCAAGGACGTGAAGGAGAAGTTCCAGGGCAGCCTGGTGGCAGCGCTGGGCGCGTCGGGGCCGCACTTCCTGGCCTACTTCGGCTCCTTCGCCACGGTGGGCCTGCTGTGGTTCTCCCACCACTCACTCTTCCTGCACATCCGCAAGGCCACGCGGCCCATGGGGCTGCTCAACACACTCTCGCTGGCCTTCGTGGGCGGCCTGCCCCTAGCCTACCAGCAGACGTCGGCCTTCGCGCGGCAGCCCCGCGACGAGCTGGAAAGCGTGCGCGTCAGCTGCGCCATCATCTTCTTGGCCAGCATCTTCCAGTTCGCCATCTGGACCACGGCGCTGCTGCAGGAGGGGGAGACGCTGCAGCCCTCGGCACGGTTCGGGGGTCGAGAGCACGCCTTCATGTTCGCCAAGCTGGCACTGTACCCCTGCGCCAGCCTGCTGGCCTTCACCTGCACCTGCGTGCTCAGCAGGTTCAGCACGGCCATCTTCCACGCCATGCAGATCGCCGTGCCCTTCACCTTCCTCCTGCTGCGGCTCCTCGTGCGCCTGGCGCTGGCCGGCCTGCGGGGCCTGCGGGGGCTGGCCCTGCCCGCACAGGCCCGGCCAGCACGCGGGGCCGTGGACGGCGCGCGGTCCCcgctcctccctgctccctgctaG